The Macrobrachium nipponense isolate FS-2020 chromosome 46, ASM1510439v2, whole genome shotgun sequence genome has a segment encoding these proteins:
- the LOC135214644 gene encoding proteoglycan 4-like — MTEQLPMTKFPVKLTTAAVVESKVTTPSTSVELENVQNIGKSTVPLAIANVKEISSITVVTEQTSNKTKTEANMLLVKEPKTETHATISATDKVHKTMDSIPIASKEKETKTKAPAKLVTTEKTSNALFITTKVPEERETKEKIPATGIASEIVSQKILPTLLIPTEKESVIIGKLPEIMVTSSYLSTGQHSKTEISADQATEKGPQMTGTPTEVVVTTKILQKLLSTAKTEVPTAIAVTEKIPKVKTPLATEAVGKASSTKSVTSGKALTPQMPDALLGPENEPTAIETSGNELEKADTTKKVVNSAAYSAIKTTAFAEVAPIKKEPTVLIGPEKIQKSTMIAAEVAPDKVIIPTEINTIKKPATSLAEKTSINRVPDVAGDEITKIPETQAILDEEKVHKTTLNFIHPEESKIPFELLPPAIVTTEKVPKTTEQAKVIIKDESSLTARYPNNVSADDILPTLIVGAETVPRTTVSTVSIAKAKIPNAPETTMMKGTEQAPRITPTPPTTVQKLPNKIVTTLTEITSRHYQ; from the coding sequence ATGACAGAACAACTGCCCATGACGAAGTTTCCTGTAAAATTAACAACAGCAGCTGTTGTAGAGAGCAAAGTGACTACGCCTTCAACTTCTGTTGAATTAGAAAATGTACAGAATATAGGTAAATCAACCGTTCCTCTAGCAATAGCAAATGTAAAGGAAATTTCATCAATAACAGTAGTTACAGAGCAAACATCTAATAAAACCAAGACAGAAGCAAATATGCTTCTAGTTAAAGAGCCCAAAACAGAAACACATGCAACAATATCAGCCACAGATAAAGTACACAAAACAATGGATTCTATACCAATAGCatctaaagaaaaagaaacgaaaacaaaagcaCCAGCTAAGTTGGTGACTACAGAAAAAACATCAAATGCACTATTCATTACAACAAAggtgcctgaagagagagagaccaaggaaaAGATACCTGCAACAGGAATAGCGTCAGAGATAGTATCACAGAAGATACTACCTACTTTATTGATACCAACAGAAAAAGAATCAGTAATTATTGGGAAATTACCTGAAATAATGGTAACTTCATCATATTTATCTACAGGGCAGCATTCCAAAACAGAAATAAGTGCAGATCAAGCTACAGAAAAAGGACCCCAAATGACAGGAACCCCTACAGAAGTAGTAGTTACGACGAAAATACTTCAAAAACTATTATCTACAGCAAAGACAGAAGTACCTACAGCAATAGCAGTTACTGAGAAAATACCCAAAGTGAAAACACCTTTAGCAACAGAGGCAGTAGGAAAAGCATCAAGTACAAAATCAGTAACAAGCGGTAAGGCACTAACGCCACAAATGCCTGATGCATTGCTAGGCCCAGAGAATGAACCTACAGCAATTGAAACATCAGGGAATGAACTAGAAAAAGCAGATACTACTAAGAAGGTAGTCAACTCTGCAGCCTATTCAGCAATAAAAACAACAGCCTTTGCAGAAGTGGCACCTATAAAGAAAGAACCTACAGTGTTAATAGGTCcagagaaaatacaaaaatcaacAATGATTGCAGCAGAGGTAGCTCCAGATAAAGTAATCATCCCTACAGAAATAAACACAATTAAAAAGCCAGCAACATCTTTAGCTGAGAAGACATCTATAAACAGAGTCCCTGACGTGGCTGGAGATGAAATAACTAAAATACCAGAAACTCAAGCaattttagatgaagaaaaggtGCACAAAACTACACTAAACTTTATCCATCCGGAGGAAAGTAAAATACCTTTTGAATTATTACCTCCTGCAATTGTAACTACTGAAAAGGTTCCTAAAACCACAGAGCAAGCAAAAGTAATAATTAAAGATGAATCATCATTAACAGCAAGGTATCCTAACAATGTATCAGCAGATGATATATTGCCTACTTTAATAGTAGGTGCGGAAACTGTTCCTAGGACAACAGTATCCACAGTATCCATAGCCAAAGCTAAAATTCCCAATGCGCCAGAGACAACTATGATGAAAGGGACAGAACAGGCACCTAGAATAACACCTACACCACCAACGACTGTACAGAAATTGCCTAACAAAATTGTAACTACCCTTACAGAAATAACAAGTAGACATTACCAGTAA
- the LOC135214645 gene encoding putative uncharacterized protein DDB_G0286901 produces the protein MNMLSLSNSTIISIDDVINANISTTKQGNVNITENSKVLNIMPLQVSVQMTVPKIRANNTSRNSSTGKVTIGPLKSSTKAISTTSDNKDSPVPVKQLESLVSKGLVLTEAVKSLANNKLPVSQCPTSQITALIRDLTNNQNSLKTLDKLSLGQTKLSKIKKSILDTLEKLRSYCIQFTGNNFCSNNEKSTSFTAVPVLNNTTFVTNHTTIPRNYSSINAVTSNKISTSSLLNNSAVNNTDNNINNSSGKGSINSTIGSGNITDNSVVNNTSGNNAINNTANSNMNSSAAGSINSTMGNSNTTGNSAINNTANVIFNSTMGSGNTTGNSAINNTANVIFNNTMGSGNTSGNSAINNTANGIFNNTMGSGNTTGNSAINSTANVIFNNTMGIGNTTGNSAINNTANVIFNNTMAIGNTTTNSAINNTANVIRNSSAAGSINNTMSSGNTTGNSTINNTANVIGNSSAAGNIGKTMGNGNTTGNSVINNTANVIFNSTMGIGNTTSNSAINNTANVIGNSSAAGSINSTTGSGNITGNN, from the coding sequence ATGAATATGCTTTCATTGAGCAATAGTACAATTATCAGTATTGATGACGTTATAAATGCTAATATAAGTACTACCAAACAAGGAAATGTCAATATCACAGAAAACAGTAAAGTGCTCAATATAATGCCCCTTCAAGTAAGTGTTCAGATGACTGTCCCTAAAATACGTGCGAACAATACAAGTAGAAATTCTAGTACTGGAAAAGTGACAATTGGTCCTCTTAAATCCAGCACAAAAGCCATCAGTACTACGAGCGACAATAAAGACTCCCCAGTTCCAGTGAAACAACTTGAATCTTTGGTATCCAAAGGCTTAGTCTTGACTGAGGCAGTGAAATCTCTCGCCAATAATAAACTTCCAGTCTCACAGTGCCCAACGAGCCAAATCACAGCGCTCATTCGAGACCTAACAAACAACCAGAACAGTCTTAAGACCTTGGATAAACTATCGTTAGGTCAAACGAAACTAAGCAAAATCAAAAAAAGCATTCTGGATACTCTGGAGAAACTTCGTTCATATTGCATTCAGTTCACTGGCAATAATTTTTGCTCAAATAACGAGAAAAGCACTTCTTTCACCGCAGTTCCTGTTTTAAATAACACGACTTTTGTGACCAATCACACAACCATTCCAAGAAATTATTCAAGCATCAATGCAGTGACATCTAATAAAATATCTACAAGTAGTCTTTTGAATAACAGTGCAGTTAATAATACTGATAACAATATTAACAACAGTTCAGGTAAGGGAAGCATTAACAGCACAATTGGTAGTGGTAACATCACTGATAATAGTGTTGTTAATAACACCTCTGGTAACAATGCCATTAATAACACAGCAAACTCGAATATGAACAGTTCAGCTGCAGGAAGCATTAACAGCACAATGGGCAATAGTAACACCACTGGTAACAGTGCTATTAATAACACAGCAAACGTTATTTTTAACAGCACAATGGGCAGTGGTAACACCACTGGTAACAGTGCTATTAATAATACAGCAAACGTTATTTTTAACAACACAATGGGCAGTGGTAACACCTCTGGTAACAGTGCTATTAATAACACAGCAAACGGTATTTTTAACAACACAATGGGCAGTGGTAACACCACTGGTAACAGTGCTATTAATAGCACAGCAAACGTTATTTTTAACAACACAATGGGCATTGGTAATACCACTGGTAACAGTGCTATTAATAACACAGCAAACGTTATTTTTAACAACACAATGGCCATTGGTAATACCACTACTAACAGTGCGATTAATAACACAGCAAACGTTATTAGGAACAGTTCAGCCGCAGGGAGCATTAACAACACAATGAGCAGTGGTAATACCACTGGTAACAGTACTATTAATAACACAGCAAACGTTATTGGGAACAGTTCAGCTGCAGGGAACATTGGCAAAACAATGGGCAATGGTAACACCACTGGTAACAGTGTTATTAATAACACAGCAAACGTTATTTTTAACAGCACAATGGGCATTGGTAATACCACTAGTAACAGTGCTATTAATAACACAGCAAACGTTATTGGGAACAGTTCAGCTGCAGGGAGCATTAACAGCACAACTGGCAGTGGTAATATCACTGGTAATAATTAA